ATCTTTTTCATGATGGCGGAAGGAATGTTATAGGCCAGTGTGGCACTTTTAAGGCGCAGGTAGCTGGCATTTCCCATCCAGAAGGAAGAAGTCTGTGAGTTGTTCACCGTAGGCGCCGAGGTCAGCCGCGGATTGGCGGCATCTGTGTTTTCCGGTGTCCAGTAATCGAAATTATGCACATACGGCAGCATGGTTTCCCAGAACGGCATGATGGATGAGCCATGATAATACCAGTTGGAGCGTGCCGTTCCCTGGAACAGCAGGTCCAGGGAAAATCCCTTGTACCGCACTGCCGGCGAGAAGCCGTACATTATCCGCGGTGCGGCAGCAGGGTCGCCGATGGCGGTGAGATCATCATCATTGATACGGCCATCCCCGTTCAGGTCCTCATACCGGATATCACCCGGTTGTACTGCCCCCCAGGGCTGCGTGGCGATGCCGGATTTCAGGTTGCCCGTCCCGTCAAAATCCGACTCCTGGAAATACCCCAGCGCTTTGAACCCGAACTGGGTGCCGAGCGGCCTGCCGGTGATCCGGCGATTGGGGTTGTTGTAGGTGGTGGGAGTTTCGAAGACCTGCAACAGTTTGTTTTTGGCGTAAGTCATATTTGCGCCCAGCGATACTTCCAGGTCCTCCGAGAAACGATACGCTGAACTGATCATGAAATCAAAACCCCGGTTATCCATAATACCGGCATTCACCTGGCTGAGACCGATCCCGTATTCCGCCGGTACGATCACATCAGGGTTCACGAGCATATTGGAACGTTTCTCATAAAAATAATCCGCTTCGATATTCAGCAGTCCGCCCCACAAACCCACTTCCAGACCAATATCGGTTTTCTTCGCACGTTCCCAGGTGATGTAGGGATTCGGCTCCGCGCGTTCGCGGATGCCTTGCACCGCCGCATTCCCCAACACATAGTTCGTGCCCAGCACATTGTAGGTGCTCATGTACTGAAAAGGACTGCCGGCTAAAGCCCCCACTTCGCCGTAGGATGCGCGTACCTTCAGATTGTCCAGCCAGGCCAGCCGGCCCTTCAGGAAATTCTCTTCAGACAGGCGCCAGCCCACGGAGAATGCCGGGAAAAATCCATAGCGTTCGTCCGGCGGGAAATAATAACTGCCGTCATAACGGCCGCTGGCTTCAAGCATATATTTGTGCGCATAGTCATACGCCACACGGTACACGAGGCCCACCTGGCGCCCCTGGCTGGAAATACCCCGGGTGCTCATATCCGCCTGGCTGGAACTGCCCTGGTTGATCTCGTCTATCGTCAGGTTATAATTTCTTCTTTCCGCGCCGAGCGTGCTGTAATCATTGCTCTTCGCTTCAAACAGCGCCAGTGCGGTAACATGATGTTTCCCGAAGCTCCGCGCATAATCCAGCCCCGCCTGGTAGGTCAACTGGTATTCGAGGGTATAATCCTGCCGCAGGGAAGGCTTGGTAGCTCCCCAGATACCGTCTACGATCACATAAGGTGTTTGTGATTTATCCAGACTGGCCCGCTGAATGGGAAGCGACCATATTTTGTTCATGCTGTGCGAAGGATCGTACGCGATCGTACCCCTGGCCTTCAGGCCGGGAAGGAACGGCAGCTGCTGCTCTACGGAGACCTGTGTGAAAATCGCGGTCGTATTGTATTTCTGATAACCGCTGCTGAAGAGGCTGCCGGTCAGGAAAGTGCCATACATGCCATTGCTGAACTTCAGCGGTCCATACAGCGGATGCAGGTAACCGATCAGCTCGAATATCCGCCCGGTAGAGGTAGCGGGATAAAGATCTTTCTGGTGCCGGCCGTTCAGGTTGAACGATACTTTCGTGGTATTGGTGACATTCGCGTCAAGGTTCAGGGTGAGGTTGAACCGCCGCGTATTGGTCGTCGCCCACATCCCCTCCTGCAACTGGTATCCCAGGGCTGCGTAGTATTTCACTTTTTCCGCGCCGCCGGAGATCTCGATATTATGATTGGTAAGAATAGCATTTCTGTTGGTGATAGAGCCCCAGATGTCTTTGAACGTAGGATAAGCGTCCGGATCCGAACCGTCCTGGAACTTTTGCAGCTCTTCGGCAGAATAGGGTTCGTCCAATCCTTCATTCACCGCCGCCGCATTCCGTAATGTGGCATACTGGTAGGAATTGACGAACTCCGGCAACACTACTGGGTTCTGGAAGCCTACATACCCGTTGTAGGTAAGCGTGGGCGCGCCTGTACTGCCGCGTTTGGTGGTCACCAGAATTACACCGTTCGCACCCGCCACACCATACGGCGCCACGGCGGCGGCATCTTTCAGCACGGTGAAGGACTCGATGGAATTGGGGTCCAGCTGCTGAAATGCCCTGGGAATACCATCCACGATCATCAGTGGCTGGCTGTTGCCCGTGGAGGAAATACCGCGGATATAAATGTTCGCGCCATCCCTGCCCGGCTCACCGGAACCTTGTTTAACGATAACGCCAGGCACCCTGCCACCGAGGCCGTTGCTGAGGTTGGCAATCGGCGTGGAGGCGACCTCTTTGCCCTTGAGGGTGGAGATCGCGGCGGTAACGGATGCTTTCCGGGCAGTGCCGTAACCGACCACCACCACATCATTCAGCGTGCTGCCGGCGGATGGTTCCATAATGATCTCATAACGCCGCTGGTCCCCGATGACCCGGCTCTGCTTTTCAAAACCGATATAAGAGAATATCAGCTCCTGCCCCCTCTCCGCCTGGATCGTAAACTCCCCGGCTTCATTGGTGGTAGTGCCCTGATTGGTCCCTTTTATCAGAACCGTTACATTCGGCAAGGCTATCTTGCCATCGGTAACGAGGCCGCTTATTGCGACCTTGTCCTGCGCCATCGCGCCAACAATAAAAAAAACCTGCGCCAGCAATGCCAGCACACCTTTTTTTACTGGTCCCAATTTTAATACCCTTAAGATCATAGTAATTGTTTTGCGAATTTTGGTTGCCGCGGAACACCTCCGCGAAATTTTGGTTGCTGTTGGATTGATACCCAAAAGTAATTTCATCCTTCACTGAATCCCTGCACAATCTTGTTCATTCCATCACCTATTTTGTTTTTCTTACGGTAGCCCAATCCGGCAATAACAAAAACTGTCCGATTTTGATATTTCCATCCTCTATTTTGTACCATTCAGCAGAAATTGCTTGCCAATGACTACAAATACGTGTATATTCAGAGCATGAAACCACACTTCAAGCCCATACCGTCAGCATCCAATTTATTCAAGGTTGAACTGCAGGAAAGCAACAAGGAGTTTGATTATCCGTGGCATTATCATCCGGAACTGGAGATCACCTATATCCTCAGCAATCAAGGCGTTCGCTACGTAGGCAACAGCACCGAAAATTTTTACAGCGATGACCTGGTGCTGCTGGGCGCAAACCTTCCTCATACCTGGCATAGCACCGCCGAAGCCGGACAATCTTCCACCGCGATAGTGATCTATCTCAAAGAAGGCTTCCTGGAAAAAACATGGATGCAAAGCATAGAATTTACGGCCATCTGCAACCTGTTCGCCGCAATGAACAAAGGAATAGTGGTCGATACCGCCAAAGCCAGGCAGCTGAAACCGAAATTCCTGCAATTGCTGGAAGCGCCTCCTTTTGATAAAATGGTGCTGCTGCTGCAGATACTGCAGGAACTGGCCAGCAATACAGCGTACCGCTTCCTTTGCGAACAGGAATTCAACTGCGCATTGAACCATACGGACAAAGCCCGGATCAATACCGTGTACGACTATATCCAGGACCACTACCAGCAACAGATATCCCTCGCCGATATTGCCTCCAAAGTAAACATGAGCGAGGAATATTTTTCCCGTTTTTTCAGCAGAACGATGAAGAAGCCCTTTTTTGAATTCCTCAACGAATACAAGATCAACAGGGCCTGTAAACTGCTGCTGGAAACGGATATGCAGATCAGCGAAGTATGTTACGCATCCGGGTTCGAAAGTGTGTCCTTCTTCTACCGGCAATTCAAGAAATTCAAAAAATGCCAGCCGAGAACATTCCGGCAGAACTACCAGAAAGTAGCGGAACTCCCTTCGGAAAAATATGCCTATGCGCAATAGTTGGCATAATTACTGCGACAGATACACCAAAAAAGCTAGATCATGGATATCATCATTCAGTCATTAGGTTTTAAGGCAGGCGAAGCATTGGAAAATTTTATCAGGGAAAAACTGGATACCGTTAAAAGTGACCGTATTATCAGGGCCAATGTGGGGCTTTACCTGGGCGCTGATTCCAATCCGGAGAACAACTACTGCGAGATCAGGCTGGAAGTGCCGGGGAACGATCTGTTCGTTAAAAAGAACAGCCCGCATTTCGAGACCGCGGTAACGGAATGTGTGGAAGTGCTGAAGCAGCAGGTCAACAAGGAAAAAGAAAAATATACGGACAGCAGGCAGGCCGATGCGGAAAAAATACAGGATGCCTTGATGGAAGGCTCAACGCAGGATGAGGATACAGATCTCGAAGATGTCGTAAAATAATTGTCCATTCAACGTTGCCCCGTAAACAAGGGCTGACCCGGAAGCAAACTTCACAGGTCAGCCCTTCATCATTTTTATACCGGCTACGGTCATCTCTTCTTCGAAACGGGGCATTAATTTTCCAGCCCGCAGCTCCACGCGCCCCCGCCTGCCTGTGCCGCCTGTCAGCCGGGGGCCCGTCATACTTTTTCCAGCCTGCGGCAAGCTATTCTGCACCGATACCGGTTTTTTCTTCCGGTTCTCGTCAAATTTTACTTTATTTATGCCCGACAACAATCAGCCTGCTTAGAACAACAACATGGAAAAGATCATCACCGCTATCAACGATATCGTTTGGAGCAATGCATTTATTATCCTCTGCCTGGCTACAGGCGTTTACTTCTCGGTCATCACCCGCTTTTTACAGGTAAGGTTCTTCAAAGACATGATACGGCTGCTTTTCCGTGGCAAGGCATCAGATAAGGGCGTATCCTCCTTTCAGGCATTTGCCATCGCGATATCCGGACGGGTGGGCACGGGCAATATCGCCGGAGTGGCTACGGCCATCGCCATGGGCGGTCCGGGCGCCGTATTCTGGATGTGGCTGATCGCCTTCCTGGGAGCTGCTTCCGCATTTATTGAAGCAACACTTGGACAGATCTATAAACAGGTAAAAGACGGGCAATACCGTGGCGGCCCTGCCTACTATATTGAAAAAGGGCTGGGCGTGAAATGGTATGCGGCCGTGTTTGCCGTGGCCACAATATTAAGCACCGCGCTTTTCCTGCCCGGCGTTCAGAGCAACAGCATCGCGCAAAGCGCATTCAATGCCTTTAATATACCCGTAGCCGTTACCGGAGGCGCCGTCACGTTGCTGCTGGCGCTGATCATTTTCGGCGGCGTAAAGCGTATCGGAAAGGTAGCCGAGCTGGTGGTGCCGTTCATGGCTGCCGGGTACATCCTGATGGCGGTCATTATTATTGCCATCAATATCAGCGACGTGCCGGCGGTCTTCTCCCTGATCTTCCGTTCTGCCTTTAACCTGGAAGCCACATTTTCCGGTGTATTCGGTTCGGCTATCGCCTGGGGCGTAAAAAGAGGCATCTATTCCAATGAAGCCGGGCAAGGCACCGCCCCGCATGCCGCGGCCGCTGCGGAAGTGAAACATCCCGTGGAACAGGGGCTGGTACAGTCGTTTTCCGTGTATGTAGACACCCTTTTCGTTTGTACCGCCACTGCCCTGATGATCCTTTTCACCGGCCAATACAATGTGGTAAACCCCGAAGGCGGATTTATCATAGAGCATCTTCCCGGCGTGAAAGCCGGCCCGGCCTTTACCCAGGCAGCTGTAGGCGTTCACTTCCCCACCGTGGGAGCGAGCTTCGTTGCCCTGTCGCTGCTGTTCTTCGCCTTCACGACCATCATGGCCTATTACTATATTGCGGAGACCAACCTTACCTATCTCAGTAAAAAAGGCAATAACCGGTTGATGGTGTGGGGATTACGCGCACTGATACTACTGGCCACCTTTTACGGTTCCATTAAAACAGCAGAGTTGGCCTGGACCATGGGTGACATCGGCGTGGGCGTTATGGCCTGGCTGAATATCATCGCCATTCTGCTCCTGCAGCGCCCGGCCCTGAAAGCCCTCAGGGATTACCAGGCCCAGAAGAAAGCCGGCAAACAGCCGGTATTTCGGCCAAAGGAACTGGGGATCAGGAATGCGGATGAGTGGGAGAACATGAATTAATCCGGTGATGATCCGGCCATGGTTGCGCAATAGATGCATTCATCAATAAGCAGCCGTAAAACGCCGGCCGATATGCTTCGGCTGCTCCAGTTCGTCCGCAATAACTACCGCCACATCTTCCACGGAGAGGATGCTTCTGCCTTCCGCATTGAAAACGGGGGTCTCCAGTTCGATCCTGTAGCTGCCTTTTCGCTCACCGGATGTACCCTGGTGCATTTCGATAGCAGGGCTGAAAAAGGTCCAGTCCAGCTCCTTTTCCTCTTTCAGGATGGTGAG
This genomic stretch from Chitinophaga sp. XS-30 harbors:
- a CDS encoding HPF/RaiA family ribosome-associated protein; the encoded protein is MDIIIQSLGFKAGEALENFIREKLDTVKSDRIIRANVGLYLGADSNPENNYCEIRLEVPGNDLFVKKNSPHFETAVTECVEVLKQQVNKEKEKYTDSRQADAEKIQDALMEGSTQDEDTDLEDVVK
- a CDS encoding AraC family transcriptional regulator, with protein sequence MKPHFKPIPSASNLFKVELQESNKEFDYPWHYHPELEITYILSNQGVRYVGNSTENFYSDDLVLLGANLPHTWHSTAEAGQSSTAIVIYLKEGFLEKTWMQSIEFTAICNLFAAMNKGIVVDTAKARQLKPKFLQLLEAPPFDKMVLLLQILQELASNTAYRFLCEQEFNCALNHTDKARINTVYDYIQDHYQQQISLADIASKVNMSEEYFSRFFSRTMKKPFFEFLNEYKINRACKLLLETDMQISEVCYASGFESVSFFYRQFKKFKKCQPRTFRQNYQKVAELPSEKYAYAQ
- a CDS encoding TonB-dependent receptor, which codes for MGPVKKGVLALLAQVFFIVGAMAQDKVAISGLVTDGKIALPNVTVLIKGTNQGTTTNEAGEFTIQAERGQELIFSYIGFEKQSRVIGDQRRYEIIMEPSAGSTLNDVVVVGYGTARKASVTAAISTLKGKEVASTPIANLSNGLGGRVPGVIVKQGSGEPGRDGANIYIRGISSTGNSQPLMIVDGIPRAFQQLDPNSIESFTVLKDAAAVAPYGVAGANGVILVTTKRGSTGAPTLTYNGYVGFQNPVVLPEFVNSYQYATLRNAAAVNEGLDEPYSAEELQKFQDGSDPDAYPTFKDIWGSITNRNAILTNHNIEISGGAEKVKYYAALGYQLQEGMWATTNTRRFNLTLNLDANVTNTTKVSFNLNGRHQKDLYPATSTGRIFELIGYLHPLYGPLKFSNGMYGTFLTGSLFSSGYQKYNTTAIFTQVSVEQQLPFLPGLKARGTIAYDPSHSMNKIWSLPIQRASLDKSQTPYVIVDGIWGATKPSLRQDYTLEYQLTYQAGLDYARSFGKHHVTALALFEAKSNDYSTLGAERRNYNLTIDEINQGSSSQADMSTRGISSQGRQVGLVYRVAYDYAHKYMLEASGRYDGSYYFPPDERYGFFPAFSVGWRLSEENFLKGRLAWLDNLKVRASYGEVGALAGSPFQYMSTYNVLGTNYVLGNAAVQGIRERAEPNPYITWERAKKTDIGLEVGLWGGLLNIEADYFYEKRSNMLVNPDVIVPAEYGIGLSQVNAGIMDNRGFDFMISSAYRFSEDLEVSLGANMTYAKNKLLQVFETPTTYNNPNRRITGRPLGTQFGFKALGYFQESDFDGTGNLKSGIATQPWGAVQPGDIRYEDLNGDGRINDDDLTAIGDPAAAPRIMYGFSPAVRYKGFSLDLLFQGTARSNWYYHGSSIMPFWETMLPYVHNFDYWTPENTDAANPRLTSAPTVNNSQTSSFWMGNASYLRLKSATLAYNIPSAIMKKIRLQQARIFLSGQNIFTITDMIYYDPEIGPNNSWIPNNSWGYPNQKAFSVGANITF
- a CDS encoding sodium:alanine symporter family protein, translated to MEKIITAINDIVWSNAFIILCLATGVYFSVITRFLQVRFFKDMIRLLFRGKASDKGVSSFQAFAIAISGRVGTGNIAGVATAIAMGGPGAVFWMWLIAFLGAASAFIEATLGQIYKQVKDGQYRGGPAYYIEKGLGVKWYAAVFAVATILSTALFLPGVQSNSIAQSAFNAFNIPVAVTGGAVTLLLALIIFGGVKRIGKVAELVVPFMAAGYILMAVIIIAINISDVPAVFSLIFRSAFNLEATFSGVFGSAIAWGVKRGIYSNEAGQGTAPHAAAAAEVKHPVEQGLVQSFSVYVDTLFVCTATALMILFTGQYNVVNPEGGFIIEHLPGVKAGPAFTQAAVGVHFPTVGASFVALSLLFFAFTTIMAYYYIAETNLTYLSKKGNNRLMVWGLRALILLATFYGSIKTAELAWTMGDIGVGVMAWLNIIAILLLQRPALKALRDYQAQKKAGKQPVFRPKELGIRNADEWENMN